From Lates calcarifer isolate ASB-BC8 unplaced genomic scaffold, TLL_Latcal_v3 _unitig_277_quiver_1407, whole genome shotgun sequence, the proteins below share one genomic window:
- the LOC108893030 gene encoding LOW QUALITY PROTEIN: F-box/LRR-repeat protein 5-like (The sequence of the model RefSeq protein was modified relative to this genomic sequence to represent the inferred CDS: inserted 1 base in 1 codon), which produces MFSVKMAPFPDEVDVFTGPHWRMKQLVGLYCEKLSKTNFSNNNDFRSFLQSLCATFKEFKMHEQIENEYIIGLLQQRCCTVYNVHSDNKLSEMLSLFEKGLHNVKNEYEQLNYAQQLKERLEAFTQDFLPHMKEEEEVFQPMLMEYFTYEELKDIKKQVIAQHCSQQQWDCAAEVLXGFSLWSQAEELQKAFKYADHEKTDYELEKKKDSSTHISQLPTEIMLKLFHYLGPEDLCRCSQVCSSWTELAKTGSLWRHLYPVRWARGDYYSGPPGDLDQEPDEEWVKSRQNEGRAYQEWDEDADVDESDVSGHKVGYMEISTAQREKRLLNGIIQNLLPAVGPSVKSVVLAYSSTVSSKMVRQILSLCPNITHLDLTQTDVTDFAFDSWSSLGACLSLEHLDLSGCEKITDHTLKKLSVGLGDLTSSTCYDKRSDRRAKLLKSSPVPIKLMDERNLHPVGRKRQAIIFKHGTGRWGAACTPTQVWVLDSSDLADIEDAAEWSRHGGMSLPDAESLVETQLVGGSCCCRRSRRHGHRTGSNTSYLHQQYAMSGEMFCGHSTCCTSDMALRTFGGPQCESGTTRNITADFRTKCPSIRGLQCVEPQNRTDQSEAKRSLRFLSLSGCYQITDLGLRALSQRGGLPVLEHLNLSGCLFITEVGLQELVSACPSLNDEHFYYCDNINGPHADTASGCQNLQCGFRACCRSGE; this is translated from the exons ATGTTCAGTGTGAAGATGGCTCCTTTTCCGGACGAGGTGGATGTTTTCACTGGCCCACACTGGCGAATGAAGCAGCTGGTGGGCCTATATTGCGAAAAG ctgTCAAAAACCAACTTCTCCAACAACAATGATTTCCGGTCATTTCTTCAGTCACTGTGTGCCACCTTCAAGGAGTTCAAGATGCACGAACAAATTGAGAACGAGTACATTATCGGCCTGTTGCAACAGCGCTGCTGCACTGTGTACAACGTGCACTCTGACAACAAGCTCTCAGAGATGTTGTCCCTCTTTGAAAAAGGGCTGCACAACGTTAAG AATGAATATGAACAGCTTAACTATGCCcagcagctgaaggagagaCTAGAGGCTTTCACACAGGACTTTCTGCCCCACatgaaggaagaagaggag GTGTTTCAGCCTATGCTTATGGAGTACTTCACCTACGAAGAGCTCAAGGACATCAAGAAGCAGGTGATAGCACAACactgcagccagcagcagtGGGACTGTGCTGCCGAGGTGC AAGGCTTCAGTTTGTGGAGCCaagcagaggagctgcagaaggCCTTTAAATATGCTGATCACGAGAAGACAGATTATG AACTGGAAAAGAAGAAGGATTCTTCAACCCACATCTCTCAGCTCCCTACAGAAATAATGCTGAAGCTGTTCCATTATTTGGGCCCTGAAGACCTGTGTCGCTGTAGTCAAGTGTGCAGCTCTTGGACAGAGCTAGCTAAGACAGGCTCTCTGTGGAGGCATCTCTACCCTGTGCGCTGGGCCAGAG GTGATTATTACAGTGGCCCACCAGGGGATCTTGACCAGGAGCCAGATGAGGAGTGGGTGAAGAGTCGGCAGAACGAGGGTCGGGCCTATCAAGAATGGGATGAGGATGCTGATGTTGATGAGTCTG ATGTGTCCGGTCATAAAGTGGGCTACATGGAAATCAGTACTGCTCAGCGAGAGAAGAGGCTTCTGAATGGGATTATCCAGAACCTTCTGCCAGCTGTGGGTCCATCTGTCAAGTCCGTTGTTCTGGCATACAGTTCTACGGTCTCCAGTAAAATG GTTCGTCAAATCCTCAGTCTCTGCCCCAATATTACTCATCTGGATCTGACACAGACTGATGTTACAGACTTTGCATTCGACag CTGGTCATCTCTTGGAGCTTGTCTCTCTCTGGAGCACCTGGATTTGTCGGGGTGTGAGAAGATCACTGACCACACCCTGAAGAAACTGTCTGTCGGGCTTGGCGACCTCACATCTTCCACCTGCTACGACAAGCGCTCAGACCGGCGAGCCAAGCTTCTTAAAAGCTCCCCAGTACCCATCAAACTCATGGATGAGAGAAACTTACATCCAGTGGGACGGAAGCGGCAGGCCATCATTTTCAAGCATGGGACTGGCCGTTGGGGTGCTGCCTGCACACCCACGCAAGTGTGGGTCCTGGACTCCTCAGACCTTGCTGATATCGAAGATGCCGCGGAGTGGAGCCGTCATGGCGGGATGTCTCTTCCTGATGCTGAAAGCCTTGTTGAGACACAGCTTGTGGGAGGCTCttgctgctgcaggagaagcaggaggcaTGGGCACAGGACTGGCTCAAATACCTCCTATTTACATCAGCAGTACGCCATGTCTGGGGAAATGTTCTGTGGTCACTCCACCTGCTGCACTAGTGACATGGCCCTCAGGACTTTTGGTGGGCCCCAGTGCGAGTCAGGCAccaccagaaacatcactgcagATTTTCGGACTAAATGCCCCTCAATTAGGGGTCTGCAGTGTGTGGAGCCTCAAAACAGgactgaccaatcagaggcaaAGCGTTCACTGAgatttctcagtctctctggaTGCTATCAAATCACTGATTTGGGCTTGAG GGCTCTGTCTCAGCGTGGAGGGCTTCCTGTCCTGGAGCATCTCAACTTGTCTGGCTGCCTCTTCATCACTGAGGTGGGGCTGCAGGAGCTGGTGTCAGCATGTCCTTCCCTCAATGATGAACACTTCTATTACTGCGACAACATCAACG GTCCTCACGCAGACACGGCCAGCGGTTGCCAGAACCTACAGTGTGGCTTCAGAGCCTGCTGTCGCTCTGGAGAGTGA